From a region of the Lentilactobacillus curieae genome:
- the fabG gene encoding 3-oxoacyl-[acyl-carrier-protein] reductase, with translation MTDDKKVALVTGAAKGIGLATAKRLSDDGYTVAINTHSELSDDQRAELKKAGYDFEAVVGDVSDDDSAKAMVDTVFEKFGRIDVLVNNAGITRDKLLTRIKADDFKAVIDTNLVGTFNMTKYAMKYMQKQRSGAIVNLSSISGLHGNIGQANYSASKAGVVGLTKTAAREGALRGIRVNAVAPGMVRTDMVEAMSEKRQQEFADTIPLKRFGNVKEIADTVSFLVNNEYITGQVVTVDGGLTI, from the coding sequence ATGACAGACGATAAAAAAGTTGCTCTAGTTACTGGAGCTGCAAAAGGAATCGGCTTAGCTACTGCCAAGCGTCTTAGTGATGATGGCTATACAGTAGCGATTAACACCCATTCAGAACTTTCTGATGATCAAAGAGCCGAGCTAAAAAAAGCTGGTTATGACTTTGAAGCCGTAGTTGGGGATGTCTCAGATGATGATTCAGCCAAGGCGATGGTCGATACAGTTTTTGAAAAATTCGGTAGAATTGATGTTCTCGTAAATAATGCCGGAATTACTCGTGATAAGTTACTGACTCGGATCAAGGCTGACGATTTCAAGGCAGTTATTGATACCAACTTGGTTGGGACTTTCAACATGACTAAGTACGCAATGAAGTACATGCAAAAGCAACGTTCCGGAGCAATTGTTAACCTTTCAAGTATTTCAGGCCTCCATGGTAACATTGGCCAAGCAAACTACTCAGCAAGTAAAGCTGGGGTAGTCGGGTTAACTAAGACTGCTGCTCGTGAAGGTGCCCTTAGAGGTATCCGCGTTAATGCAGTTGCCCCTGGAATGGTGCGCACTGATATGGTCGAAGCAATGAGCGAAAAACGCCAACAAGAATTTGCGGATACGATTCCGTTGAAACGCTTTGGGAACGTTAAGGAAATTGCAGACACCGTTTCATTTTTGGTAAATAACGAATACATCACTGGTCAAGTTGTGACCGTTGATGGTGGTTTAACTATTTAA
- a CDS encoding S53 family peptidase, producing the protein MKIGKYKLASLVIAATIGLGVSSQTVSAKKKDSDKGYDIQKILDKLNGKGSKLSPKKTIIIDVFLKPKNEAKMSSQIYAVNTPGTSDFKHFYTPQRFAQEFGQSEQTANQFKRYFTKYKLSTHRYQNGLVLRIKGKVSNINRALNTNLQTARYHEDPVQFSAKKPKMPKSLSQHVLAILGITNFNPKANMAKFINHKKQKQTHHKQKVFSKYAPTKFTRHYNLDSLSSQGQEGQGQTMGIITFAGFNKQDVSHFWKHENVPASTKRVSIKKLANPVATTSDTKTNKLETTLDVEQAGAVAPKANVRVYQANFNDVGLVNTFATAFDENKAQSLSMSWGISEYMTHYLKNHKMWTPEYAKIMNIILAQGALQGVSTFVASGDSGAYNQGVGGKIGPFSIPNFNTYANFPSDSPWVTSTGGTTLPFKKKLAKDLSIDVKRERTWGGDYMYPAFQKRRSFFTKNIKNALLLTKIFAGGGGGISSLYNTPLYQEQVPGVNTFNARQYLSITLQPKINPVLVSGTDYGRNYPDLSANADPMTGYQMYQKSLGGWNVIGGTSVVAPQFSGATAVMNSGRTSRMGFWNPQIYKLAQDKINTPFTVLDSTTNNSNLYYTGQPGKPYNQASGLGTVNFEKLFSTFK; encoded by the coding sequence ATGAAGATCGGCAAATACAAACTGGCTAGCCTAGTTATTGCGGCAACTATTGGTTTGGGAGTCAGTTCTCAAACCGTTAGCGCCAAAAAGAAAGATTCCGATAAGGGATATGATATCCAAAAAATTCTGGATAAGCTAAACGGTAAGGGAAGTAAGTTATCACCGAAGAAAACAATCATCATTGATGTGTTCTTAAAGCCCAAAAACGAAGCAAAGATGAGTTCTCAAATATATGCAGTCAATACCCCGGGAACAAGTGATTTTAAGCACTTTTATACCCCGCAACGGTTTGCTCAAGAATTTGGTCAGAGTGAACAGACAGCTAACCAATTTAAACGGTATTTTACTAAGTATAAATTGAGTACGCATCGTTACCAAAATGGTCTGGTATTACGAATTAAGGGTAAGGTAAGTAATATTAATCGGGCCTTGAATACCAACTTACAGACAGCAAGATATCATGAGGATCCGGTGCAATTTTCTGCTAAAAAACCTAAGATGCCAAAGTCACTTTCTCAGCATGTATTGGCGATTCTGGGGATTACCAATTTTAACCCAAAAGCTAATATGGCAAAGTTTATCAACCATAAAAAGCAAAAACAGACACATCACAAGCAAAAAGTATTCTCAAAGTATGCGCCAACTAAATTTACTCGGCACTATAATTTAGATTCCTTGAGCAGCCAGGGGCAGGAAGGCCAAGGTCAGACAATGGGGATCATTACCTTTGCTGGGTTTAATAAGCAAGATGTATCTCATTTCTGGAAACATGAAAACGTTCCTGCAAGTACTAAGCGGGTTTCAATTAAAAAACTTGCTAACCCAGTTGCAACAACATCTGACACTAAAACGAATAAACTTGAAACTACTCTGGATGTCGAACAAGCCGGAGCAGTGGCACCCAAAGCAAACGTTAGGGTCTACCAAGCTAACTTTAACGATGTTGGGTTGGTGAACACCTTCGCAACAGCGTTTGATGAAAATAAAGCCCAATCTTTATCAATGAGTTGGGGCATTAGTGAATACATGACACATTACTTGAAGAACCACAAAATGTGGACACCTGAATATGCAAAAATTATGAACATTATCTTGGCACAAGGAGCTTTACAAGGAGTTTCCACCTTCGTTGCTTCCGGGGATTCAGGTGCTTATAACCAAGGAGTCGGTGGCAAAATTGGCCCATTCTCAATTCCTAACTTCAACACGTATGCCAACTTTCCATCAGACAGTCCTTGGGTAACTTCCACTGGCGGAACTACACTACCTTTTAAGAAGAAACTTGCTAAAGATCTATCGATTGATGTAAAAAGGGAGAGAACCTGGGGCGGAGATTACATGTACCCAGCGTTCCAAAAACGCCGGAGCTTCTTCACTAAAAATATTAAGAACGCTTTGTTATTAACTAAGATTTTTGCTGGAGGTGGCGGTGGAATTAGTAGTCTATACAACACGCCGTTGTATCAAGAACAGGTTCCGGGAGTTAACACGTTTAATGCCCGTCAGTATCTATCGATTACTTTACAACCGAAAATTAACCCGGTATTGGTAAGTGGAACTGATTACGGTAGAAATTATCCTGACTTGTCTGCAAATGCTGACCCAATGACCGGCTACCAGATGTATCAAAAGTCGTTGGGTGGCTGGAACGTAATTGGTGGAACCAGCGTAGTTGCACCTCAATTTAGCGGGGCAACGGCCGTGATGAATAGTGGTCGTACTTCTAGAATGGGATTTTGGAATCCTCAAATTTATAAATTGGCACAGGATAAAATCAACACACCATTCACAGTTTTGGATAGCACGACCAATAATTCTAACCTGTATTACACTGGCCAACCTGGTAAGCCATATAATCAAGCTAGTGGGCTAGGGACCGTCAACTTTGAAAAATTATTTTCAACATTCAAATAG
- the fabZ gene encoding 3-hydroxyacyl-ACP dehydratase FabZ: protein MSVLDASEIMDLIPNRYPILFMDKVDELEPGKSITVTKNVTINEEFFQGHFPGNPVMPGVLIIESLAQAASILILKSEEFAGKTAYLGAIDNAKFRKVVRPGDVLKLHVEMEKVRSNMGTVKCSANVDEKTACSCKLTFIVADADKKI from the coding sequence ATGAGTGTTTTAGATGCGTCTGAAATTATGGATTTAATTCCTAACCGTTACCCAATTTTGTTTATGGATAAGGTTGACGAATTAGAACCTGGTAAGTCAATTACAGTAACCAAGAACGTTACTATCAACGAAGAGTTCTTCCAAGGACACTTCCCTGGTAATCCAGTTATGCCTGGCGTTTTGATTATTGAATCATTGGCTCAAGCAGCATCGATTTTAATTTTGAAGTCAGAAGAATTCGCTGGTAAGACTGCTTACCTTGGTGCCATTGACAACGCCAAGTTTAGAAAAGTTGTTCGTCCTGGTGATGTGCTTAAGCTTCACGTTGAAATGGAAAAGGTAAGATCAAACATGGGAACAGTTAAGTGTTCAGCTAACGTTGACGAAAAAACTGCTTGCTCATGTAAATTAACATTTATCGTCGCTGACGCTGATAAGAAGATTTAG
- a CDS encoding MarR family winged helix-turn-helix transcriptional regulator has protein sequence MDQVLDRRKEEEHSDFKFISDSMIDIYDSIMRIEESEIRKSRFKDVTAKELHLIHAIGLHAHKTTSEVANYLKLSKGTLTANINTLERKGYVKRVPNQVDRRIINLELTDKGRILFRAHSAFHSALVKSVLDGFSDDNVEIIEQVLKRLLGFIDEVSDK, from the coding sequence ATGGACCAAGTGCTTGATAGAAGAAAAGAAGAAGAACATTCTGATTTCAAGTTTATAAGTGATTCAATGATTGACATTTACGACAGCATTATGCGAATTGAAGAATCTGAAATTCGCAAAAGCCGATTCAAAGATGTCACTGCCAAAGAACTTCACTTAATCCATGCAATCGGCCTACATGCTCATAAGACTACTTCTGAGGTAGCTAATTATCTTAAACTCAGTAAAGGAACTTTGACAGCAAACATTAACACGCTGGAACGTAAGGGCTACGTTAAGCGGGTTCCTAATCAGGTAGACCGGAGGATTATTAATCTGGAGTTAACTGATAAGGGAAGAATCCTGTTTCGTGCTCACAGTGCGTTTCACTCAGCGTTAGTTAAAAGTGTGCTGGATGGTTTTTCAGATGATAACGTAGAAATAATCGAGCAGGTATTGAAAAGACTGCTGGGTTTTATTGACGAGGTATCTGACAAATGA
- the accB gene encoding acetyl-CoA carboxylase biotin carboxyl carrier protein, which produces MDEKEIERLMDKFDQSSLMNFELQNEDFKLALSKREEGDTTIIGNPGVADQGTTQSETVATDANSQEAATPVVDDANLAEIKAPLVGVVYFAPSPDKPAFKKVGDHVSKGEVVCVIEAMKMINEVKSDIDGVIKNALVGDGAMVEFDQPIFSVEKE; this is translated from the coding sequence ATGGATGAGAAAGAAATTGAACGATTAATGGATAAGTTTGACCAGTCCTCGTTGATGAACTTTGAATTACAAAACGAAGATTTCAAACTTGCCTTGAGCAAACGCGAGGAAGGGGATACCACAATTATTGGTAACCCTGGAGTTGCTGATCAGGGTACTACCCAATCTGAGACAGTGGCAACTGATGCAAACAGCCAAGAAGCTGCGACACCAGTTGTTGATGATGCTAATTTAGCAGAAATCAAGGCACCTTTAGTTGGTGTAGTTTACTTTGCCCCTAGTCCTGACAAACCAGCCTTTAAAAAGGTCGGCGACCACGTTTCTAAGGGTGAGGTTGTCTGTGTTATCGAAGCAATGAAGATGATCAATGAGGTCAAGAGTGACATCGACGGTGTAATTAAAAATGCACTGGTTGGTGACGGCGCTATGGTTGAATTTGATCAACCAATTTTCAGCGTGGAAAAGGAGTAA
- a CDS encoding ACP S-malonyltransferase, with translation MKLGYLFSGQGSQFKEMGQDLYKAEPVYKDTVDEAAEILGMDLANSAVFDDPDNVQVAILTMSTGIFRLLNQDLGNPVAAAGLSLGEYSALVAASAISFDDALPLVHDRSQYMDEAGKANPGVMAAVLNADSEVLTTALKVGSEAGRVYPANYNTDSQIVIGGDEAGVNAASTYLKEHGVKRVVPLKVAVASHTPLMSSAADKLGLRLENVDFSEPAFPVISNTTSTPFTLSDVKDVLKRQLVNPTHFSDGVQAITDLSADTLVEIGPGTTLTKLAKKINRGVDTYHVDSVETLAELREKLG, from the coding sequence TTGAAACTAGGTTATTTGTTTAGCGGTCAAGGAAGCCAATTCAAAGAAATGGGTCAAGACCTTTACAAAGCTGAACCAGTATACAAGGATACAGTCGATGAAGCTGCTGAGATTCTAGGAATGGACTTAGCAAATTCTGCAGTTTTTGATGATCCTGATAATGTTCAAGTGGCAATTTTGACGATGAGTACTGGAATTTTCAGGTTACTTAATCAAGATTTAGGCAACCCAGTTGCTGCCGCGGGACTAAGCCTTGGAGAATACAGCGCTTTGGTTGCTGCATCAGCAATCTCATTTGATGATGCACTACCACTTGTTCATGACCGTTCTCAATATATGGACGAAGCCGGTAAGGCTAATCCTGGGGTTATGGCAGCCGTATTGAATGCTGACAGTGAAGTTTTGACAACTGCCCTCAAGGTTGGAAGTGAAGCTGGTCGGGTTTACCCAGCCAACTACAACACTGATTCTCAAATAGTAATTGGTGGGGATGAAGCTGGAGTTAATGCGGCTTCTACCTACCTAAAGGAACATGGGGTTAAGCGTGTGGTTCCACTTAAAGTGGCCGTGGCTTCCCATACTCCACTAATGAGTAGTGCAGCAGATAAACTTGGTTTGCGGCTTGAAAATGTTGATTTCTCAGAGCCTGCTTTCCCGGTAATCAGTAATACCACTTCTACTCCGTTTACCCTAAGTGACGTTAAGGATGTTTTAAAGCGACAGTTAGTTAATCCGACTCACTTTTCAGATGGAGTACAGGCAATTACTGATCTATCAGCAGACACCTTGGTAGAAATTGGCCCAGGAACAACCTTGACCAAATTAGCTAAGAAAATAAACCGTGGCGTTGATACATACCACGTTGACAGTGTGGAAACACTGGCAGAATTAAGAGAGAAATTGGGGTAA
- the fabF gene encoding beta-ketoacyl-ACP synthase II has protein sequence MTRVVVTGMGTVNPLGNDVKSFLDNMFDSKVGISKITKFDATETGITVAGEVKDFDPTVRMDKKAARRNDAFSNYAVYSAKEAMEMAGLNEDNVDPYMLGVIYGSGIGGLTTIEEQVIKMHDKGPKRVSPLFVPNSIANMAAGNIAIEFNALNTSQAVVTACSSGTNAIGNAFEFIKSGKADVMIAGGAEASVNEIGISGFAALTALTKSEDPMNASIPFDKDRNGFVLGEGAGTLILESYDHAKARGANILCEIVGYGTTSDAYHMTAPDPEGKGAMRAMQQAIDEANIPASDVDYINAHGTSTKANDSAESKAIADVFKDNDYVKVSSTKSMTGHLLGAAGAIEAVAVVGSIQRNQMPVNVGVKNQDEECPVDLVTEDNKKGAVNVAISNSFGFGGHNAVLAFKGVE, from the coding sequence ATGACTAGAGTTGTCGTTACAGGAATGGGAACTGTTAACCCATTAGGAAATGACGTTAAATCATTCTTAGATAACATGTTCGATTCTAAGGTTGGAATCAGCAAGATTACTAAGTTTGACGCTACTGAAACTGGGATTACTGTTGCTGGTGAAGTTAAGGACTTTGATCCAACCGTACGGATGGATAAAAAAGCAGCTCGTCGTAATGATGCCTTCAGTAACTATGCTGTTTATAGTGCTAAGGAAGCCATGGAAATGGCTGGCTTGAATGAAGATAACGTTGATCCATACATGCTTGGTGTTATCTACGGTTCAGGAATTGGTGGTTTGACCACGATTGAAGAACAAGTTATTAAAATGCATGACAAGGGACCGAAGCGGGTTTCACCACTTTTTGTTCCTAACTCAATCGCTAACATGGCTGCTGGAAATATCGCCATTGAATTTAATGCCTTAAATACCAGCCAAGCTGTTGTTACTGCTTGTTCATCAGGAACTAATGCAATTGGTAACGCCTTTGAATTTATCAAGTCAGGTAAAGCTGACGTTATGATTGCTGGTGGTGCCGAAGCTTCAGTCAACGAAATCGGTATCTCTGGGTTTGCTGCTTTAACAGCATTAACTAAGAGCGAAGACCCAATGAACGCTTCAATTCCGTTTGATAAAGACAGAAATGGATTTGTTCTTGGTGAAGGTGCCGGAACATTGATCCTTGAAAGTTATGACCATGCTAAAGCTCGTGGTGCAAATATCTTGTGTGAAATTGTGGGTTACGGAACTACTAGTGACGCCTACCACATGACTGCTCCAGACCCAGAAGGTAAAGGGGCAATGCGGGCAATGCAACAAGCCATTGATGAAGCTAACATTCCAGCTAGCGATGTTGATTACATCAACGCACACGGTACAAGTACCAAGGCTAACGATAGCGCTGAATCAAAGGCAATTGCTGATGTCTTCAAGGACAACGACTATGTGAAGGTAAGTAGTACAAAGTCAATGACTGGTCACTTGCTTGGTGCCGCTGGTGCCATTGAAGCAGTTGCAGTTGTTGGATCAATCCAAAGAAATCAAATGCCAGTTAACGTTGGTGTAAAGAATCAAGACGAAGAATGCCCAGTTGATCTCGTTACAGAGGACAACAAGAAGGGTGCAGTTAACGTTGCAATCAGTAATTCATTTGGTTTCGGAGGCCATAACGCCGTATTGGCATTCAAGGGAGTTGAATAG
- a CDS encoding acyl carrier protein codes for MTKEEVFNKVKEIIVDQLDVDADKVTETTNFKNDLDLDSLDIFEVVDKIEDSYDIEIETDDGMETVGQLVDYVVKKAE; via the coding sequence ATGACTAAAGAAGAAGTATTCAACAAGGTAAAAGAAATCATCGTGGACCAATTAGACGTAGACGCAGATAAGGTTACAGAAACTACTAACTTCAAGAACGACTTGGATCTTGATAGCTTGGACATTTTCGAAGTTGTTGACAAGATTGAAGATAGCTACGACATCGAAATCGAAACTGATGATGGTATGGAAACTGTTGGTCAATTAGTAGACTACGTTGTTAAAAAAGCTGAATAA
- a CDS encoding beta-ketoacyl-ACP synthase III yields the protein MKYENVSVLQSARKIPARVVTNDELSEMMDTSDEWITQRTGIKRRHVADGETTTSLSVDVSRELLANANVAPEEIDYIVVATMSPDFLTPSVAATVQGEIGATNAVSFDLNAACSGFSYGLSVVQKLLVSDEPKKAILIGGEVLSKLIDWHDRSTAVLFGDGAAGMLLTNSATETGAILGSDLRTLGELGKYLTAGQTGETTPFQTDQPEFSRFFAMNGRRVYNFAVKNVPISIEAALKQANLTLADVDHFVLHQANVRIVERIAEKLEVDFDKFDTNIDEYGNTAAASEPILFDELVQKGKINRGDVVVLSGFGGGLTIGTIILKY from the coding sequence ATGAAATATGAAAATGTTTCAGTGCTTCAATCTGCACGTAAGATTCCGGCTCGGGTCGTCACAAATGATGAGTTATCCGAGATGATGGATACCTCTGATGAATGGATAACCCAACGCACTGGAATCAAACGTCGACATGTAGCTGATGGTGAGACGACCACTAGTCTTAGTGTTGACGTCAGTCGGGAGTTGTTAGCTAATGCTAACGTTGCTCCTGAAGAGATTGACTACATTGTGGTGGCAACTATGTCGCCCGACTTCTTAACCCCTTCTGTTGCCGCAACGGTTCAAGGAGAAATTGGGGCAACTAATGCGGTGTCGTTTGATTTAAACGCCGCTTGTTCTGGATTTTCATACGGATTATCTGTAGTTCAGAAGTTACTGGTCAGTGATGAGCCTAAAAAGGCAATCTTGATTGGTGGAGAAGTCCTAAGCAAGTTAATTGATTGGCATGATCGCAGTACGGCCGTTTTATTTGGGGACGGAGCTGCAGGAATGTTGCTGACGAACAGTGCAACGGAAACAGGCGCCATTTTAGGATCAGATCTTAGAACCCTGGGAGAGCTTGGAAAGTATCTCACTGCAGGCCAGACTGGAGAAACAACTCCATTTCAAACTGACCAACCAGAGTTCAGTAGGTTCTTTGCCATGAATGGTAGAAGAGTCTATAACTTTGCAGTAAAAAACGTTCCAATTTCAATTGAAGCTGCTTTAAAACAAGCTAACTTAACTCTTGCAGATGTTGACCACTTTGTTTTGCACCAAGCAAACGTGCGGATTGTTGAACGAATCGCCGAAAAGTTGGAAGTTGACTTTGATAAGTTTGACACCAATATTGACGAGTATGGGAATACGGCCGCAGCTAGTGAGCCAATTCTGTTTGATGAGTTAGTACAGAAAGGCAAAATCAATCGCGGTGACGTGGTGGTCTTGTCAGGCTTCGGTGGCGGTTTAACAATTGGAACAATTATATTAAAATACTAA